In Lemur catta isolate mLemCat1 chromosome 5, mLemCat1.pri, whole genome shotgun sequence, the genomic stretch TTTATGTTCTTTGAGTTAtgagagagatgaagaaaaaaagtgatcttttataaatgaaaattacttAATCACTGGGAATTTCTAGAGTAGTTTTTCCAGTGGGAAGACAAAGTGTACAGAATTGGGGTAGGTGGAATAATTACAGATCCTGATGAGAGGTGGGCAGATATAGAAATTGAGCACATTAACAACATGGGCAATGAAGTCTGTCCGAAAAGATCTGTGTTATAGTACAAAGGCAGaccatgttatttttaaaagtgaattttgtGAACATGTGGaactcagaattttttctttcctatatccCCATTACTCAGAAATTagataaagaaatagattttcatttactctttttggacatgttaaaatatattaatgatggTTTTAGGAGGTAGTCTAATATTTTATTCACTAAAAAGGATCATAGTTCTGATTTCCtttgtttcattaaattagaagaTCTCTTTCCACCATAGGATTGTCTGGTCCCCCTGGTGCTGGAAAatcaacatttatagaatattttggaaaaatgctTACTGAGAGAGGGCACAAATTATCTGTGCTGGCTGTGGACCCTTCTTCTTGTACTAGTGGTGGTAAGTATGGctaatgctttttaaattgcaGAGCTGTAGGGGCTCTCTGTTGCAATTTAGTGGGAATTTGCACAGTTAGGTTACCTCTGTTAGCAGAGTTTGGTCTCACTGAAGGAAGGAAGTTCCACAGAGTAAGGTGGAAGCTGAGGGAGGTAGTTTGGGAGCATTGGACTTTTCAGAAGTCAGCTTGTGGGTAGCTCAGTGGTAATTAAAGAACTGCGATAATAGGTGCCAGAAGTTGAAGATGATCAAAAACAAATTTCTGCCCTTTGGCTCTCATGTCTAAGGTTAGGCCCCTTTTCCCTCCTGTTTTTCCTGGCAGCATCAGCAGCTGTGCAATTCAGAAAATGGGTCTTTACTCATTCATTATTTTCCTCATATTGTAACATCtcttaagcttaaaaaaaaatcttactgctGTTTATAACTTGTCATCTGTTTGTATTATATGTTCAGTTAAACAGAAAGCTTTTAGAGAGACCACGTAATATATTGCTGCTCCCCTtacagcacttagcacagtacatTGCAGATTGCAGAGTGTTCAGCAATTACTTTCCTATTTGAGGTCATGCAGTCACTCAAAGTTTAATTTGCAGCTCATCAgagataaaatgaatataaatttagtTCCCTAAATgatcatttaaagaaaacataaagcatAGTATATAAATACTCAgaaatagtttttcttcccttGTGATTTTCAGCTTCTCATATTACAGTTATTCACTTAAGTATCTGAGTGCCTACTATAGGCGAGGCCTTGTGCGTGGAAGGTACTGTGTTGCATAATGGCGAATAAGACACAGTGTTCTTGGCCTTATGGAGCTTTACATCTTAAGAGGGAAACAAACAGTAAACACAACCATTACAATATAATGTGTGTTGTAAAGGGGTAAGTCCGGGGTGCTTTGTGGAAGTATTTGGTTTGTGTGTTGTGGTATACTCTGGGTTTCATACAGAAAGGAAAGAGTGATGATGTAATCATATTTTGGGGCCTTAGGTCTGTAGAGAGGTAGACAATTCCTGTCACCACCTATCAAGAAATCTAACTCAGATCATTCAAAGTTTTTGAGTCactataataaaaaagttaactataaaataaaatttatactcaCAAGTTCAAGATTAAATCCATGTCCATGTATTGTCTATTTACAGTCTTAGAACTTTGTTAAAGAATTTCAATAAAGGATTTTTTGATAAGTGGCCTTCATTTTTATATAGGTGAGAAGGCCTTTCCCCCTCCATCTTCATAATATTCTAGAATACTtgcaatggaaaaagaaaataatagcttGAGATAATAATGGGTAGCAGAAATGATATCATAAGATAGTCTGTGGTTAAAGTTGCATAGCTATGTACTTCCTAACCTTTCACAAACAAAAAGTGAGGTAAAAATGTGTAgactttgaaagaaagaaatacatgagGATAAACAGAACACTATAAGTACAAAATTTTACCTTACTGCATCAGTACatataatacatttgaaaaatagtattacattaaagtttgagatgcATTAGGTTTTTGGTCTACAATCAATTCTTATTATCTGGATTCACAGACCCCCTGTAATAACTTTGAGACCTCCCTGAGGGTCTGCAAGTAATAGTTTTAGATTCACTGGCAAAGACAATTATATGTGAGAATAAATTTCATAATCTGTAGTTCAATGTGATAGGGTCTGTAAGATAATAATTTAAGGTATAGGTTTGGCAGATTGTTGACTTACACAGAGATGATTTCATGTAGACAATTACTTCAGAAAAAAGTTTTATGTGAAGTTAATAAGGTAATTGAGGTATGGGGTAGGCATATGCTCTAGAATTAAAACCTATGAGAAGACCCTAAACTGGAATCATAAGGGAAAAGAGCATATCTTTAAGGAACTTCTTAATCTTTAGTATCAACTTTATGTGGAAAAATTGGCTCTTAGGCAGAGTGAAAATAAGTATTTAGATTAGAACAGTACTACACCTACAAATGTTAGTATGCGGCTAAAGCAAAGTAGTAAAAGGTAATAGCAATTTCAGAGGTTTCTGTCTTCTAGTATTTTCAGGTATTGATGTTTGTCAAAATACTACAGTGAACACAAAAACACAACCAGTTTCATTCCACAAGTATTAAAATGAATGCCTAGTGTGGACACTTGGTAAGCACTCAGTGTACAACATATGTAAGACACAGTCCTATAGGCAAGGAACTTACATTAAAGTACtatttctcagccttggcactagTGACGTTTTGGGACAATTGTGGGTGGCTGTCCTGTCCATTGAAGGATGCTTAGCAGCCTAGTAGGGGCCAGTAGCACCCTATCCTTCATACGTTACAAGTAAATATGTCTCTCTCTAGAGATTTCCAAATTTCTCCTGGGGGCAAAATTGCACCTAGTTGAGAACTATTATGTGAAAGATATAAGACACATAGATGTGAAACCAAAAAATATGTTGTATGAATAGTTTTCTATCCATTAACTCAGCTTTCAATGCTTTCATTGAAGACTCCAAAATTTCTAAGTAGTGAGGGAATAGATAGGAAGCAACAGACTGGGCGGAAGGGGCAGCTTGAAGGTACATGTGCATAGCATTTACGTAAGGTTGAGAAAATGTTGTTTGTACAAACGAATGGGGAGCAGAGGGTGCTCATGGACTTAGTAGAAATGGGAGGGATGCTAAAGTTCTCTTTGCCCCTCCAGGATTGCAGAACAGTTGTGCCATAGACATTCACAGAGATGGGCAGGGGTGAAACGTTTCCTGACTATGAAGGGGCAGGGACTTTCACTGATCTTTCTAAGGTGGAGGAATTCTGTGTTTTCgttattaatagtttttgaagTGCTTTCCTGTATATAATTACATTTGATTCTCCCAGTGGCTTATTACCCCTATTACATAGCTGAGGAAAGAAGGGTTCAGTTGTTAAAGCGACCTCCTAAAATTGAAGAGCGAgaaatggtggagccaggatggGGACCATAGACTTGGAACATAGTAAATTAACAGTGAAAAAACAGGGGAGATGCCTCTGGCAGGAGGGCACAAACAGGACAGGAAGTAAACACAGCAAAACTAAGATGACAGTAAAGAAACCCCCCACGCTGGAGCAGAGGGTTGACTTGGGGACTAGTGGAAGCTGGAATTGGATAGGCATAGGGTAGGGGGGAAGGATCCAGATTTGAACCTCTGGTCAGTGGGAAGCCATTATGGGTTTTGAGGGGCTTGAAATGTTACAAAGATTAATCTGGCATCATTGTACACAGTGAGTTGGAGGAACGCTCAATAATATGAAGTACAATTTGAAGATTTAGGGAGAAATGGCATAAAGCCCTTCCCTCCCAGGAACCGGCTGATTGATAATTGGCCCTTACAACTGTTGCACAATTATAAAATGTAACTGTGTTTTAGGGTCACTCTTAGGGGATAAAACACGAATGACTGAGTTATCAAGAGATATGAACGCATACATCAGACCATCTCCTACTAGAGGGACGTTAGGAGGCGTGACAAGGACAACAAATGAAGCTATTCTGTTGTGTGAAGGAGCAGGATATGACATCATTCTTATTGAAACCGTAGGTGAGtgtgatatatttattaaaaacaataaacgATTATCGCGAATGCTATGTAAAGATGAGTGACAActaatttcattttgttcattcagcagatatttgcTAAAGGTGTAACTAAATATAAGATATCCAATATTCCACAGAAGATATGAGTATATAGGCTATAATCCCTACCCTCAAAGAGCTTACCGTTTAAAGAGTGAAAATAAGCCATGTACCTGGATAACTGTCCTACAGGTGATATGTTATACGTGCCAGAGGGGAACTGTAAGCATTAGGATGACCCACGTAAATGATACTTCAGTGTAACACCTGTTTTGTTAAGTGCATTTCATATctaagcaaattttttttttttttgagacagagtctcgctgtgttgcctgggctaaagtgagtgccgtggcgtcagcctagctcacagcaacctcaaactcctgggcttaagcgatcctactgcctcagcctcccgaatagctgggactacaggcatgtgccaccatgcccggctaattttttctatatgtatattttagttggccagataatttctttctatttttagtagagacggggtctcgctcttgctgaggctggtctcaaactcctgaccttgagcaatccactcgcctcggcctcccagagtgctaggattacaggcgtgagccaccgcgcctggccttcatGTCTAAGAAAATTAATGTAGTTAGGTGCCTTTTGAGTACAGAGCTATGTTCTATTTTTACATCCTTAGTGTATAGTTACATGCAACAAAGAGAGTGaaataaaaacccaaagaaaattcACATTCTTATGGGGAGACACTCTATTTTATAATAGTATTGTGTGATAATTGTTTGTGACACAACCTAACTCAGATTTGGGAGGATCAATGAAGACTTCCTAGAGGAAGTGACAGCTGAACTcagttttgaaggaaaaattaaacaaagtagGGATGAAGGGTATTTACAAAGATGCACAGGAGTGAGAAAACACGACCCATCCAGAGAAGTGCAGTCTGCTCAGGGCACTTAGAGCACAGAGTGTGGtggcagggagagaaaggaggtggGTTGGAGCAGTAGGCCAGGGCCAGATTGCCAAGGACCTCGTGTGCCATGCCAGGGAGTCTGGAGTTGGCCCTGAAAGAAGTGGGAAGCCACTGCAGGAGACACAGGAGAGTGAGAAAACCAGATAGACACTCTGGCAGGACCCCTGGCTGCAGAGTGGAGAATGACTAGAAGAAGGGCTAGAGTAGAGCTAGGGAGGCAGGTAGGAGACTATTGTAGTATTCCCAGGCGGGGGGTTAGGGAGGGTCTGAACCAAGCAGAGGGAGTGAGAATGGAGAAGGTGAAATGGATTACAAAAAGCATTGAAGGTAAATTGGCAGGACTTTATCCATGTTAAGATTataagggaaggaaggaagaggaattaAAGATAATGGAAAATACTGTGAGAAAAGTGTacttggagaaaggaaaataacgGGTTTAACTGTAACCATATTAAGTCTGAAGTCTCTCTAGGTGTCCAGGTGACTCTGTCTAAAGAGAAAGGGCTGAGTGAGAGATCCTGATTTAACAGTTACCAGCGTAGTTCGTGGCTTCACACTTCAGGTTTGGAATTTGGTTCAGATCAATGGGAGGAAATACAGGGCAGAAATGGAAGGTTagttgtattaatttgctagggctgctataacggaataccacaggctgggtggcttaaacaacagaaatttattttctcacacttccgaaggctggaagtccaagaccaaggtgtggTAGGGTTGGCTtctcctggggcctctctccttgtcttGTAGGTGACccccttcttgctgtgtcctcacatggccttttctctgtgtactCGCTCCCCTAGTATCTCTTCAGCTTAcgaggacaccagtcctattgggtTAGGGctctatgacctcatttaactaaATTATGTCTTCAAAggccctatctcaaaataaagtCACTTTGctggttaggactttaacataggAATTTTTTTGGAAGAGGGGAACACAATCCAGTCCATAGATGAACATACTGGCAGGCATGACTTAAGGTTAGAGTCATAGTTTTCCCACTGCTCATTGAtgaaagggaagcagagaaagagCTGTGAGAGTGAGGAGAGAATGGAGGTTCTGGGTTCTCCAATCCAAGAATAGGTTTAATGgcagccagggagggagagagctggAAGGGTAGCTGTTTGCTCAGAGGGTAAGACAGTGACACTTAATACTTTCTTCAGAGGTTCTGTGTTTAAGGGGGAGGTGACAATGAGTATGAGTTAGTGAAGTGGAATGGAAGTGATGGTCAGTGTAGTTGAGGAAGTCTGATGCTGAATATTTGGGGATACAgttgtcatttaaaatttcagGTGTGGGTCAGTCGGAGTTTGCAGTTGCTGACATGGTTGACATGTTTGTTTTACTACTGCCACCAGCAGGAGGAGATGAATTgcaggtaattatttttattttttccccaagtacAAAGAATATATCTTCTGAAAGTACAAAtttccagtgtatgtttttgtaaatTAAGTTGATAATAGTGTAGAGAAAGAAACATCATTCACATTGGCTAAAATACCGAGTCAAAGGCAGATTCTCTATATTTTTTGTCAGCTTATAGGAGTAGAATGTATGACCTTGAGGTAATCATACATATTAAACTTTTCTACCTATAACATGGGAGTGACTGGAATACAGGGGTGGCTCCAGCCAGAGTAGACCACAGTTTTTAGTACACTTGGTTCAAAAGTTCTTCGTAACGTATCACTTTGTTTTTAACTGGGATCCTGCTATCATGgtttatacattgtataatggGATTCTTACCCTCCCCCTGTAGTGCATTCTGACGCTACCTACCTGGCATTAGTGCAGACTTCACAGGGTGCGGGCACCATGCACCACAAGCTGCCCCTCACTCAGACACCAGCCGCAAGCTCCATGGTTCCCAGGCCACCCACACCtctgaccaactggctacaaACTTAGGGGTTCCAACTACCCCTTAGGTTTAATAATTCACTAGActgactcacagaactcaagaaatcactatattgaaattataattgtgttataaaggatacaaatcaGGGCCAGCCAAATGAAGAGATCTGAGAAAGTCCCAAACACGAAGCTTCTGTATCCTCAGGATACATTTCTCTCCTGGCATGTTGATGTGTATCAGCAACCAGGAGCTCCCCTGAGCTTTGGTGTGCTGAGTTTTCATTGGGGTTTCATTAATGAAGGCATGATTGATTGAATCATGGGCCACGTACTTGAACTCAATCTCTAGCCCCTGTCTCCTACGTGGAAGTTGGGCTGATGTCACATGGCACAAGGCCGCAACTGTCTTCCTGGTAGACACATGGTAGGTCCTCCTGGGTGGTCAGTCCCACATCCTGAGTGATCTTGCTGCATAACATCAGGTATGGCCCCAGGCACCACCATGAATACCAAAGATACTCCTGCCACTTAAGAAATTCAGGGAACGTGGAGGTTACCTCCCAGGAACCTGAATAAAGACCAGAGAAAGTCTTTATTATATAGCACTTCTGTTTCCATTTTAGAATTCAAAAAAATAGTGATAGTAGACTATGGCTGCTGTGATTTGGAAACATTAACTATTAGAATTTAATAATTGAAAgttaggtttaaaaatatttgaaaagaaattttaatcttAGGTGGAAAAATCCATATTTCCCAAATAAGATTTGGCCTTTGaatttcctcctttatttctagaatttttatgcaACATAATTTAAATCAAGAGATTGTGGCATTAGCTCTCAGGTTATTTTTCCtcaaatgcaaattgaaaaacACTGCTATATACGTTTAAGGAAAATTTCAAAGACTTTGTTTCTAGAAATACAGATGTTAATGAtatgtctgtttctttttaagcACGCTAATTAATGATGGATGGTTTTGCATCCTGCAGTGCTAGCTTGTGAGAAGCAGAATCCATCATGACACAATGTGAACTGTCTCCTGCTACTCAATCATGTCGTGTGTTGATGATATATTTACTCTAGTTCTGAATGTATTTCAACATGTTAGTTTCTAAATTTGGAAGAGACATAACAAATGACTTCCGTAGTCCCCAGAGCCAGCGCTTTTGAGTAATTTCTGTCAAATAACTATGATTCCTGGCAACTGGAACTTaggaagatgcagaaaaaaagttGTAATAGTTAATGAAGTATATGACTCTCAAAGTCTTAGCATTGACCGGTTGTCCCATTTTTATGTTGATTGTGAATAAATGTTTCTGATAAAtcagttcctttttctctttaggGTATCAAAAGGGGTATAATTGAGATGGCAGATCTGGTAGCAGTAACTAAATCTGATGGAGACTTGATTGTGCCAGCTCGAAGGATTCAGGCAGAGTATGTGAGTGCACTGAAATTACTCCGCAAGCGTTCAGAAGTCTGGAAACCAAAGGTTAGCTTGagttccattttatatttttcacccTGAGTGGATTGTGTACATTAGAAGAGAGGATGTAAGTCCCAAACCAGACATATAATCAATCTTTGCTTGTATGTGAAGATTACAGTTTGAAAAATTATGACACAACTAGAGTGTCTAGTCATGATTTGAAATGTAGTCCTTTAACCACTAGATGTCAAAAACTAGGTATGAGGTGATAGATTAGATTGTTTAATGCTTGACTGAAGCCATTTGGAAGTGACAGCAAATCCATTCTGAAAGGGACTATCCTTAAGATTATGGAGCAGTTGATGACTTGATTATCTATACTGGAATTTGAGTAAGAGGGGAAAGGCTTATGATGTGATACGTCCATTCCCATTATGTTTGTTGGGTGCTGttttcaataaggaaaaaaaagtaatgaaaaatccTGTAATAAGTGCTGCAATAATATTGATGTGGGCAGCTTTATCTGCAGGAGGACACTATGTCATTAAAGAATAAGGTGTAGTCATTATACTGAGAACAGTGACGACTTAGCTTAGTCATCTCTTAGATTTCCCTATCACTTTGTCTGTGTTGAGTCTGGAGCCACCTATGTGTTCATATATATGATCTGGATGCTCAGCTCTGCCACTCGCTGAGTTAGGAAAATTTGACAGAGGGAATTGGGCTATTTTCTCAACGTAGCTTTCTTTTCTGGCCCTGAGGCCTCAGGAAAATGTGCCTAGCATTGCCCTTCTTGTGCTGTGACTCTGACAAGTCCTCCATGCTGTCCCTGGCCATCTGAGCAATTCTAAGTTAAAATAAATCTCTGGGCTAAAATATTTGACCTTGAATCCGTGTTTTATTTCTGCTATGCACTTAGTAATCCTAGGTACATTACCTCAGAGTATATGTCAGTATATTCACTTTGACACAGCAGTGAAATCTCATTCTTGTCTCTTGCCTTGTTTTCATAGACTATAAGAATTAATTGGCAAATACGAGTCcccatgaaaatgttttctgtcattttaagtaAAACAATCTGGTTCTTCCCTTTTCAATAGGTAATTCGTATTTCTGCCAGAAGTGGAGAGGGGATCTCTGAAATGTGGGACAAAATGAAAGAATTCCAGGACCTAATGCTTGCCAGTGGGGAGCTAACTGCCAAACGACAGAAGCAACAGAAAGTTTGGATGTGGAATCTCATTCAGGAAAGTGTGTTAGAACATTTCAGGACCCATCCCATGGTCCGGGAACAGATTCCACTTCTGGAAAAAAAGGTTCTCATTGGAGCCCTGTCCCCAGGACTAGCAGCAGACTTCTTactgaaaacttttaaaagtagagattaataaaatttatcCAATATCACAATTTATGTGTTGTttcataaagtattttaatattaagaaattgcTTGTATGCttatattttcagtaattttttatgGTATCCTTGGCTTCCTTATTTGTGAACCATGCTTGAAAACTTGAAGGAAGTTAGATATGGATGGCAAAGGTTGGGCAGTCAGGCAGTATTTATAAGGTACTGGTTGTCTGATAACTGagttccttttcttttgattcttatgCCCTGGCATGGTGGCCTGTAGGGTAGTTTCTTCTTAATAGTCAGGAGCAGAGAAAgcagaggaagacagaaaagatCATGTACC encodes the following:
- the MMAA gene encoding methylmalonic aciduria type A protein, mitochondrial: MNIPMLLPHPHQRFLKGLLRTPYRCYRFIFPSRTHLGSGTLCAQSFNSLGLHCTKSMLLSNGLKRKLCVQTTLKDHTEELSDKEQRFVDKLYTGLIQGQRACLAEAITLVESTHRRKKELAQVLLQKVLVYHREQEQLNKGKPLAFRVGLSGPPGAGKSTFIEYFGKMLTERGHKLSVLAVDPSSCTSGGSLLGDKTRMTELSRDMNAYIRPSPTRGTLGGVTRTTNEAILLCEGAGYDIILIETVGVGQSEFAVADMVDMFVLLLPPAGGDELQGIKRGIIEMADLVAVTKSDGDLIVPARRIQAEYVSALKLLRKRSEVWKPKVIRISARSGEGISEMWDKMKEFQDLMLASGELTAKRQKQQKVWMWNLIQESVLEHFRTHPMVREQIPLLEKKVLIGALSPGLAADFLLKTFKSRD